The genomic region atcctacaaGCCATAAAAACATATCCTGGCacttaaaaaaaagttaaattagcacaaaacacaacaatacatacataaaagtaacactttttaattatattagcatatgaaaattaatcaagataattgattttagcacatatttgAATGATATTAGCCCTTTTCTTAATCAACacattaaaaacaaaagaaagattCAAATATAATTGAATATTACATTTaggatattattttatcatttcttTATAATTGGTTAAATGCCACGTAACACTTTTTAAATAGATGTTACAGTTTGTATGCAAAATATAGTTTGTATTTGATCGTCTCTTAAACATAGAGAGATATCTTAAACATAGAGAGATAGTGGAAAGGGGTGTGTGAATTGTCATGACCAATGTAACAAAAGATGACAAATATATCTGGTACCAGAATCAGATAAATAGATATTGATAGTTATTAATTGAAAGATTTCCAATCTAAAAAGAGTTCATCAAATAGGATTCATGTTTAAACAAACAATAATATGCTTCCAATGAGTTGATAAGTAGTAGAACATGCCAACAGCACCATGTAGTTATTAAGATATTTGTAAATTCCTAAGCTTTTGAGTTGTTGGTGAAGTCAATACATGTCTGGCATGAGCAGTCAGAAAAACGACATATGTCACAACCGAAACAAACACAGGATGTGCAGCCTCTGCAGCTTGGCGAACGCGTACACCCTCTGTATACCCTCCGGCTTGCTCGttcctcatcatcatcacatGTTATTCTGAGAAACCATATGTAAATGATCATGACATTACGcaaaacatacatacataaaggGTCAAATCATATAAAAGGTTTCAAAACGTGATGATAATTCAGAAACATCAGAAGTTGCTGTGTATGTGGATTCGCTTCCCCGAAAACAGAGTGACAAGGGTCACGAAAAGCAAGTATGTTGAAGACAATTCATACATTTTAAAAAGGATACTGCTAAAGCAAAAACAGTGGTAAATAGAGGTGTTAATTTTAAACTATATTAGCTAAAAATGAATTATTTGGGCTATAATAATATGTTACTTTTACAACTCTGAAAACAGTGATAAAAAATGTAGCGGGTCAAATGGGTCGAAAGTGACCCAATGTGTATTTATACGCTTAGTAATTCTATTATCGATAAAACTCAAGAatgaaaaaaaattgtatgtGCGTCAACCCATCCTGACCCGTTTAGGCATGTAGTAAAAAAATCCCATCTTGACACGAATATTTTAATCGGttaatttgaaaaataaagacAGATATAATGATtttaaaagtaaataaattataaaaaaaaaataaggggCAAGAAGAAAAATACATACTTGTTATCAGAACAGCTCCAGTTAGCATTTGTAGAAGAATCATGATACGAGCGGCATTCCTCTTTTGTGCGAAGGCGAAACCGTCTATGTTTATTGCATTTTGTGCATCTAACAAATTCATCCCGATGACAACCGCGACCTGCTTGTGATCTTTGGGACCCGTTGCTCAAAGATTTATGGTAATACTTAAGAAGTGCGGTTTTTGATAGCGGAACTTTTTCCCCGTCAACAATTACCCAAACATTATTTTTCCATTTCCTTGATGTTtctcttccagaatgcttctcaaatGCAGCTGGGCTCAACTTGTCTGAACATCAACAAAAAATTCACTTTATAAAGCAATAAGATTCAACATTTATGAATAAATATTACTAATAAAGATAGAGATAATCACTACTTACAAGTTTTAACCGCTCAAAAAACAAGATTTATTAATTTATAAGTAGGGAAAACATTAAAA from Helianthus annuus cultivar XRQ/B chromosome 10, HanXRQr2.0-SUNRISE, whole genome shotgun sequence harbors:
- the LOC110885291 gene encoding protein ULTRAPETALA 1 encodes the protein MANGVENGWTMFTDEEVREMSGFKSGGDDYVEVTCGCTSHRYGDAVGTLRVFVTGDLEISCECTPGCDEDKLSPAAFEKHSGRETSRKWKNNVWVIVDGEKVPLSKTALLKYYHKSLSNGSQRSQAGRGCHRDEFVRCTKCNKHRRFRLRTKEECRSYHDSSTNANWSCSDNKITCDDDEERASRRVYRGCTRSPSCRGCTSCVCFGCDICRFSDCSCQTCIDFTNNSKA